From one Streptomyces sp. Q6 genomic stretch:
- a CDS encoding ZIP family metal transporter: protein MAVFVALGAFVMTLVGGWTARRVTDRRHLVLGLAGGLMLGVVGLDLLPEALEAAGGPVFGVPAALLLFVAGFLAAHVLEHLLAQRQAAHGAAEHDGRAPEVGLTAASAMVGHSLMDGMAIGAAFQVGGGMGLAVALAVIAHDFADGFNTYTITRLYGNARRKAMMMLFADAVAPVVGAASTLLFTIPEQLLGGYLGFFGGVLLYLAAAEILPEAHHDHPARSTLACTVAGAAFIWLVVGLAG, encoded by the coding sequence ATGGCGGTGTTCGTGGCGCTCGGCGCCTTTGTGATGACCCTGGTCGGCGGCTGGACCGCGAGGAGGGTCACCGACCGGCGCCATCTGGTGCTCGGGCTCGCGGGCGGGCTGATGCTCGGCGTGGTCGGCCTCGACCTGCTCCCTGAGGCGCTCGAAGCGGCGGGCGGCCCGGTCTTCGGGGTGCCCGCCGCGCTGCTGCTGTTCGTCGCCGGGTTCCTCGCCGCCCACGTCCTCGAACACCTCCTCGCCCAGCGCCAGGCCGCCCACGGCGCCGCCGAGCACGACGGCCGGGCCCCCGAGGTGGGCCTCACGGCGGCGTCGGCGATGGTCGGGCACAGCCTGATGGACGGCATGGCGATCGGCGCCGCGTTCCAGGTCGGCGGCGGCATGGGCCTCGCCGTGGCGCTCGCGGTGATCGCGCACGACTTCGCCGACGGCTTCAACACGTACACGATCACGCGGCTGTACGGGAACGCCCGCCGCAAGGCGATGATGATGCTCTTCGCCGACGCGGTGGCGCCCGTCGTGGGCGCGGCCTCGACGCTCCTGTTCACCATTCCGGAGCAATTGCTCGGCGGCTATCTGGGCTTCTTCGGCGGCGTGCTGCTCTATCTGGCCGCCGCGGAGATCCTGCCGGAGGCCCACCACGACCACCCGGCCCGCTCGACACTGGCGTGCACGGTCGCGGGCGCGGCGTTCATCTGGCTCGTGGTGGGCCTGGCCGGCTGA